In the Aneurinibacillus soli genome, one interval contains:
- a CDS encoding SUKH-3 domain-containing protein, with product MEDKVRDLLQKAGWFKGREVDISEYFNFLNYEEYYVFESAVDFLKEYGGLIIQFENPRRSDSYLTLTINPIDAASSIFREVSKRYERYCNESFVIVGEIPLMDMTWYISSSGAFYGGNDDFLIRLGDDFCQALYNIASGVELEVITVEDE from the coding sequence ATGGAAGATAAGGTGCGAGATTTACTTCAGAAAGCAGGCTGGTTTAAGGGACGAGAAGTGGATATTAGCGAATACTTTAATTTTTTGAATTATGAAGAATATTATGTTTTTGAGAGTGCAGTTGATTTTCTAAAAGAATATGGTGGTTTGATAATCCAATTTGAAAATCCTAGAAGATCAGACAGCTATTTAACTTTGACTATTAATCCAATTGATGCAGCAAGCTCAATTTTCCGAGAAGTATCGAAAAGATATGAAAGATATTGTAACGAATCATTTGTTATCGTTGGAGAAATCCCACTTATGGATATGACTTGGTATATTTCTTCATCAGGAGCTTTTTATGGTGGAAACGATGATTTTCTTATCCGTTTAGGAGACGATTTTTGTCAGGCACTTTATAATATAGCGAGTGGTGTGGAATTAGAAGTTATTACTGTTGAAGATGAATAG